The proteins below come from a single Triticum aestivum cultivar Chinese Spring chromosome 5D, IWGSC CS RefSeq v2.1, whole genome shotgun sequence genomic window:
- the LOC123119822 gene encoding COBRA-like protein 5 → MEELRKSMLVALILAVICSVAVAYDPLDPTGNITIKWDIQSWTPDGYVAMVAMNNYQQYRQIMAPGWTLGWSWAKKEVIWSIVGAQATEQGDCSKFKGGIPHCCKHTPSVVDLLPGVPYNQQIANCCRGGVISAYGQDPAGSLSAFQVSVGLAGTTNKTVKLPKNFTLMGPGLGYTCGPATIVPSTVYWSADHRRKTQALMTWTVTCTYSQQLASRYPTCCVSFSSFYNSTIVPCAKCACGCGAHKSMGGRGGKSHSDGCIMGDSKRALTPGVNTPKKDGAQLLQCTNHMCPIRVHWHVKLNYKDYWRAKIAVTNFNYRMNYTQWTLVAQHPNLNNVTEVFSFQYKPLLPYGNINDTGMFYGLKLYNDLLMEAGPFGNVQSEVLMRKDDRTFTFSQGWAFPRKIYFNGDECKMPPPDSYPYLPNSAPLVTPRSLITAASACLLVLLLVA, encoded by the coding sequence ATGGAGGAGCTCCGCAAGTCTATGCTTGTGGCTCTGATCCTCGCGGTCATCTGCTCCGTGGCGGTTGCGTATGATCCCCTCGACCCGACAGGCAACATTACAATCAAGTGGGATATCCAGTCATGGACGCCTGACGGGTACGTCGCCATGGTGGCGATGAACAACTATCAGCAGTACCGTCAGATCATGGCGCCCGGGTGGACGCTGGGGTGGTCGTGGGCCAAGAAGGAGGTGATCTGGTCCATCGTGGGAGCGCAGGCGACCGAGCAGGGCGACTGCTCCAAGTTCAAGGGCGGCATCCCGCACTGCTGCAAGCACACGCCCTCCGTCGTCGACCTCCTCCCCGGCGTCCCCTACAACCAGCAGATCGCCAACTGCTGCCGTGGCGGCGTCATCTCCGCCTACGGCCAGGACCCCGCTGGCTCGCTCTCGGCGTTCCAGGTCTCCGTGGGGCTCGCCGGGACCACCAACAAGACCGTGAAGCTGCCCAAGAACTTCACGCTCATGGGCCCCGGGCTCGGCTACACCTGCGGCCCGGCCACCATCgtcccctccaccgtctactggaGCGCCGACCACCGGCGCAAGACGCAGGCGCTGATGACGTGGACGGTGACCTGCACCTACTCGCAGCAGCTGGCGTCCAGGTACCCGACCTGCTgcgtctccttctcctccttctacAACAGCACCATCGTGCCGTGCGCCAAGTGCGCGTGCGGCTGCGGCGCCCACAAGAGCATGGGCGGCCGCGGCGGCAAGAGCCACAGCGACGGCTGCATCATGGGCGACTCCAAGCGGGCGCTCACCCCCGGGGTGAACACGCCCAAGAAGGACGGGGCGCAGCTGCTGCAGTGCACCAACCACATGTGCCCCATCCGGGTGCACTGGCACGTGAAGCTCAACTACAAGGACTACTGGCGCGCCAAGATCGCCGTCACCAACTTCAACTACCGCATGAACTACACGCAGTGGACCCTCGTCGCCCAGCACCCCAACCTCAACAACGTCACCGAGGTCTTCAGCTTCCAGTACAAACCCCTCCTCCCCTACGGGAACATCAACGACACCGGCATGTTCTACGGCCTCAAGCTCTACAACGACCTGCTCATGGAGGCCGGCCCCTTCGGCAACGTGCAGTCGGAGGTGCTCATGCGCAAGGACGACAGAACCTTCACCTTCAGCCAGGGATGGGCGTTCCCGCGCAAGATCTACTTCAACGGCGACGAGTGCAAGATGCCGCCGCCCGACTCCTACCCCTACCTGCCCAACTCCGCGCCGCTTGTGACGCCGCGTTCCCTCATCACCGCTGCCTCGGCGTGCTTGCTCGTGCTGCTCCTGGTGGCATGA